The following nucleotide sequence is from Methanococcus voltae.
TAACATATGCGTCAACTTTATATATCAAATTTGACGGAGAAATATTATTTAAAACGATTGGGGTATACTCAATTTTATTTTTTTCGCATAATTCAATCATTTTTTCAAATACTTTAGCTCTACACTGCCCTTTTTTTGTAGATAATACAATACCCACTTTTTTTGGAGGATTTAACATTAATTTTGTTATTTTTCCAATTCTTATTTTAATCATTTTTTTGATTTCAGATTCTGTTATTTCTGAAACTTCCTGGGAAAGCGGATTGTATATTTTAACAGTTTTTTTAAATTTGTATGCCATCATTAATGGGTGAAATCGACCTGTTCCTACATATAATATTGATTCTTCGTTTTTCCAGTTAGTTATTACTGCCCTACATCCTAAAATTATATTGGGGTCGTATTCTTCAAGGCATTTTTTAAACTGAATTGTACTAACTATGGTAGGATTGTTTAGCTCTTTTTGGAGTTTTTCCATATTTTTTTTAAAATCTTCATCTACAC
It contains:
- the dph2 gene encoding diphthamide biosynthesis enzyme Dph2, with amino-acid sequence MWNLETERVYNYICNSKAKKVILQAPEGLKRSVDLEISKLRQKFIEDNTKPEEIPKMIIWGESCFGACDLCDREVSLLNPDLIVHYGHEELSYVKSEIPVIYVHAYYSVDEDFKKNMEKLQKELNNPTIVSTIQFKKCLEEYDPNIILGCRAVITNWKNEESILYVGTGRFHPLMMAYKFKKTVKIYNPLSQEVSEITESEIKKMIKIRIGKITKLMLNPPKKVGIVLSTKKGQCRAKVFEKMIELCEKNKIEYTPIVLNNISPSNLIYKVDAYVICACPRIVLDDYSNYDKTLVTAREFEMYVKEDFEYIFDEVMEHDFV